The genomic region AGCCCAGACCGAACCGCATCACATACTGGCGATACAGGTTGACCAGGGGAGCGGCTGCCAGGGCGGCCTGCATCGCGGGCACGTCGCCGATGGCGGTGATCACGTACGGCGGACTGTAGGTGCGCCCGTTGAGCAGCAGCGTGTTGCCGACGCACCGGGGCGCCGACGTCCCGATGATCCGCTGGTCCTGCATCTGTATGGCCTCGGCGCCCGAGCCCCACAGGGCGTTGAGCACTGCCTGCACGTCCTGCTGGTGTACCACGAGGTCATCGGGGGAGGCATCGCCTGGAAACCTGCCGTCAGCGTCGCGTTGTGCGTCATTGAGCGTGATCACCAGACCCGGTCCTCGGACCGGATCGACACCGGCCGCCGCGGCGAGAGCGTCGGCTCGGCCCGTGATCGCGTGGAGGGCGGCGTCGGCACCCGGGCTGCCACCGTGATGATTGTCGATCTCGGACACCATCGCGTCACGTTGGGCGGACAGCCGGTCCACCGACTGCTGGGCCTCGCGGACCAGGTCGACCAGCCGCGGTGCGTCGCTGCGCCGGATCTCGTCACCACCGGAGACGGTGTGCGTGGTCGCCAGCAGGAGGCCAGCGCACAAACAGACGATGGGGACGCCGAACCGCCAGAACGACCGCCGGTGTGGTGGTGCCTCTGCCGCCGGCGCCTGGGCGTGGTCGCCGGCTGGCGGCGTGGACTGACTAGCTGCCATCGGGTCCTCCTCCCGGGTCGTCAGGGTTCTCGGCTGGGCGGTCCGCTGAGATAGGCTCTGACTGCATCTGCTCCATCGTCGCACCGCACCGTCGAAGTGGCGCCAACCCGTCCGAAGGTACCCATGCCCAAGTCAAAGGTCCGCAAGAAGAACGACTTCACCGTCAACCCGGTGAGCCGCACCCCGGTGAAGGTGAAAGCGGGACCGTCGAGCGTGTGGTTCGTCTCACTCTTCATCGGCCTGATGCTGCTCGGTCTGGTGTGGTTGCTGGTGTTCCAGCTCGCCGCGACCAATCCTGTGGACGCACCCAGCTGGCTCACCTGGATGGCCAATCTGGCGCAGTGGAACTACGCGATTGCGTTTGCCTTCATGATCACTGGCCTGTTGCTCACCATGCGGTGGCGGTGACGACGAATGACGCGAGGTTGT from Mycolicibacterium sp. YH-1 harbors:
- the crgA gene encoding cell division protein CrgA — its product is MPKSKVRKKNDFTVNPVSRTPVKVKAGPSSVWFVSLFIGLMLLGLVWLLVFQLAATNPVDAPSWLTWMANLAQWNYAIAFAFMITGLLLTMRWR
- a CDS encoding DUF881 domain-containing protein — its product is MAASQSTPPAGDHAQAPAAEAPPHRRSFWRFGVPIVCLCAGLLLATTHTVSGGDEIRRSDAPRLVDLVREAQQSVDRLSAQRDAMVSEIDNHHGGSPGADAALHAITGRADALAAAAGVDPVRGPGLVITLNDAQRDADGRFPGDASPDDLVVHQQDVQAVLNALWGSGAEAIQMQDQRIIGTSAPRCVGNTLLLNGRTYSPPYVITAIGDVPAMQAALAAAPLVNLYRQYVMRFGLGYTETPKPQVDVVGHTAPVRMRYATPAGPLGY